A section of the Aminiphilus circumscriptus DSM 16581 genome encodes:
- a CDS encoding methyl-accepting chemotaxis protein, whose amino-acid sequence MKTLRGRLIGTFLILSLSALGILGYIAVDRSRQALMDAAKKEGLALADTAAIKIDTLVRQLQFLLESQAQRLEIRGMNWELQKATLAEATKGVGFLDVFIIDPTGQGRSISGKTGDYANRSYFKAVMETKKTSISEPLISKSTGQSVVAFAVPVIGYGEDPVAVLMSTVRTEDLTAFVASMTWGKTGYAFIADKGGIVTAHPNKELVGNLNISEAGELVPAPLAQGVRKALEGAGGLVEYTFKDTEYIAAYAPISTSGWALVLQAPAKEILAPVQSLKTSILVALGILILLVVGASVWLSGSIATPIRSVAEGMRRVAAGDLTTRIDTRSSLREVRDLVEAINNTIDAVSDSVRAILDTSGTLLAKAEDMSAASEEVTAGITEVASMTNRVNSNTQDTAAAIEEANAGVSEVSLSAQAGAKAAAETGEQARAISLAAERGGRAIEEMTLFIKDMSVAGETVGIAIKDLAASVGQISGFVTTITQIADQTNLLALNAAIEAARAGEAGRGFAVVAEEVRKLAEESNRAASQVSALIGDVTAKTKGATENTQRSSEQLSAMVSKTAETREVILDVVSKVAAISENVQSIAATMQEQSASAEEMTAGMDQVSRSGQEVAEQTNRIVQTMEEQKKAVESLALISEELLALSGRLQNAAAVFTVAREKSVTLVAK is encoded by the coding sequence ATGAAGACCCTTCGCGGACGCCTCATCGGCACGTTCCTGATCCTCTCCCTCAGCGCTCTCGGCATCTTGGGTTATATCGCCGTGGATCGGTCCCGACAGGCACTCATGGATGCGGCAAAAAAGGAAGGTCTCGCCCTGGCGGACACGGCGGCGATAAAAATAGACACACTCGTCCGACAACTGCAATTCTTGTTGGAATCCCAGGCGCAACGTCTGGAAATCAGGGGAATGAACTGGGAACTGCAAAAAGCGACGCTCGCGGAAGCAACAAAGGGCGTCGGATTTCTGGATGTTTTCATTATAGACCCCACCGGGCAAGGTCGCTCTATATCCGGAAAAACGGGCGATTATGCGAACCGATCCTATTTCAAGGCTGTCATGGAGACAAAAAAAACCTCTATAAGTGAGCCGCTCATCTCAAAGTCCACGGGACAGAGCGTCGTGGCTTTCGCCGTGCCCGTGATCGGCTACGGCGAAGACCCCGTGGCCGTTCTCATGAGCACCGTGCGCACCGAGGATCTTACGGCCTTCGTCGCATCCATGACCTGGGGGAAAACCGGCTACGCTTTCATCGCGGACAAGGGAGGCATCGTCACTGCCCATCCCAACAAGGAACTCGTGGGAAATCTGAACATCTCCGAGGCGGGAGAGCTCGTCCCCGCTCCGCTTGCTCAAGGCGTGCGGAAAGCGCTTGAAGGCGCGGGAGGACTTGTGGAATATACTTTTAAAGACACCGAGTACATCGCTGCCTACGCGCCCATTTCAACCTCGGGCTGGGCATTGGTTCTGCAAGCCCCCGCCAAGGAAATTCTGGCCCCCGTACAGTCCCTCAAGACCTCCATCCTGGTCGCCCTGGGCATCCTGATTCTTCTCGTGGTCGGCGCATCCGTCTGGCTGAGCGGCAGCATCGCCACCCCCATCCGCTCGGTCGCCGAGGGAATGCGGCGCGTCGCTGCGGGAGACCTCACAACCCGCATCGACACCCGCTCCTCCCTCCGGGAAGTGCGCGACCTCGTGGAAGCCATCAACAACACTATCGACGCCGTTTCCGACTCCGTAAGGGCCATTCTCGACACCTCCGGCACCCTCCTCGCCAAGGCGGAGGACATGAGTGCCGCATCGGAGGAGGTCACCGCAGGCATCACCGAGGTGGCATCCATGACAAATCGCGTGAACTCCAACACCCAGGACACAGCCGCAGCCATCGAAGAGGCCAACGCTGGGGTGAGCGAAGTCTCCCTGAGTGCCCAGGCGGGGGCCAAGGCCGCGGCCGAGACGGGTGAGCAGGCCCGGGCCATCTCTCTCGCGGCGGAACGCGGAGGCCGCGCCATCGAGGAAATGACCCTGTTCATCAAGGACATGTCCGTCGCCGGTGAAACCGTGGGCATCGCCATCAAGGACCTCGCCGCGTCGGTGGGACAGATCTCCGGTTTTGTCACAACCATCACGCAGATCGCGGACCAGACGAACCTGCTGGCCCTCAACGCCGCCATCGAGGCGGCCCGGGCGGGCGAGGCGGGGCGCGGTTTTGCCGTGGTCGCCGAGGAAGTGCGAAAATTAGCGGAGGAATCGAACCGGGCCGCGTCTCAGGTGAGTGCTCTCATCGGGGACGTGACCGCAAAGACGAAGGGGGCCACGGAGAACACCCAACGTTCGTCGGAGCAACTCAGTGCCATGGTGAGCAAGACTGCCGAAACCAGGGAGGTCATCCTCGACGTGGTCTCCAAGGTTGCGGCTATTTCGGAGAACGTCCAGTCCATCGCCGCCACCATGCAGGAACAATCCGCCAGCGCCGAGGAGATGACTGCGGGAATGGATCAGGTCTCCCGTTCCGGACAGGAAGTGGCGGAACAGACAAATCGCATCGTCCAGACGATGGAAGAGCAAAAGAAAGCGGTGGAATCCCTCGCGCTCATCTCGGAGGAACTCCTCGCTCTGAGCGGGAGGCTCCAGAATGCGGCGGCGGTCTTCACCGTCGCCCGGGAAAAGAGCGTGACACTGGTCGCAAAATAG
- the hutH gene encoding histidine ammonia-lyase gives MERSVELGERPLSFRDFLAVARDGAAVIITEHAMNKVRRSREIVEEHLMAGVPMYGINTGFGRFADVSISEEQLSALQINLIRADAVGVGNPLLEEIVRGVMLLRVNALVKGYSGARPEIVSALAEMLNKRVTPVIPEKGSVGASGDLCPLAHMVLPMIGEGYAVYGGALLSGAEAMRRAGVPLVRLKAKEGLALINGTPVMTSIAAFALCEAENLMKCADIIAALTVEGLRGIADAFDARIHEIRGQQGQCVSAENLRRLLKESEYVSRQGELRMQDAYSLRCIPQVHGACRAAVTYVRQVVEVEMNAVTDNPLVFENGEVLSGGNFHGEPVAIAMDALGIAVAELGNLSERRIAKLVDPAHNHGLPAFLVEEGGLNCGFMVPQYAAAALVSENKVLAHPASVDSIPTSAGQEDHVSMGTIAARKARQIVEHVEAVLGIEWMAAAQAADLRPGFAAGKGTAPAYGLLREKIDFLQEDRVFFEDQAAASAMIGSGELVDAIERVIGPLG, from the coding sequence GTGGAGCGGAGCGTGGAGTTGGGAGAAAGACCTCTTTCATTTCGAGATTTTCTCGCCGTCGCGAGAGACGGAGCAGCGGTGATCATCACGGAGCACGCCATGAATAAGGTGCGCCGTTCGAGAGAAATCGTGGAGGAGCACCTTATGGCAGGTGTTCCCATGTACGGGATCAACACGGGATTTGGCAGGTTTGCAGATGTTTCGATTTCCGAGGAACAATTGAGCGCGTTGCAGATCAATCTGATCAGAGCGGATGCAGTCGGTGTCGGCAATCCCCTTTTGGAGGAGATCGTCCGGGGTGTGATGCTCCTGCGGGTCAACGCTCTAGTAAAAGGATACTCGGGTGCGAGACCCGAGATTGTGTCGGCTCTGGCGGAAATGCTGAATAAGCGGGTAACGCCGGTCATTCCGGAAAAAGGATCCGTGGGCGCCAGCGGAGATCTCTGTCCCTTGGCGCATATGGTGCTTCCCATGATCGGAGAGGGGTACGCTGTGTACGGTGGAGCCCTTCTTTCTGGAGCCGAAGCCATGCGTCGTGCGGGTGTGCCGTTGGTGCGGCTCAAAGCGAAGGAGGGGCTGGCGCTGATCAACGGAACGCCCGTGATGACATCCATCGCGGCGTTTGCGCTGTGTGAGGCCGAAAATCTCATGAAATGCGCGGACATTATCGCCGCGCTGACGGTGGAAGGGTTGCGGGGCATCGCAGATGCTTTCGACGCGAGGATTCACGAAATCCGCGGACAACAGGGGCAGTGCGTAAGTGCTGAAAATCTCCGGAGACTACTTAAGGAAAGCGAGTACGTTTCCAGGCAGGGAGAACTGAGAATGCAGGATGCCTATTCTTTGCGATGCATTCCTCAGGTTCACGGAGCCTGTCGAGCGGCCGTGACGTATGTCCGCCAGGTTGTGGAGGTAGAAATGAATGCCGTAACGGACAATCCGCTGGTTTTCGAAAACGGCGAGGTGCTGTCCGGAGGAAATTTCCACGGAGAGCCCGTCGCGATTGCCATGGATGCGCTCGGCATTGCCGTGGCCGAATTGGGAAATCTCTCGGAAAGGCGGATTGCCAAGCTGGTGGATCCCGCACACAATCACGGCCTGCCCGCCTTTCTTGTTGAAGAAGGTGGCCTCAACTGTGGTTTCATGGTGCCGCAATATGCGGCGGCGGCTCTTGTCTCGGAGAACAAGGTCCTCGCTCATCCGGCCAGCGTGGATTCGATTCCCACGTCGGCGGGCCAGGAGGATCACGTCAGTATGGGAACCATTGCCGCCAGAAAGGCACGGCAGATCGTGGAGCATGTGGAGGCCGTGCTGGGTATCGAATGGATGGCTGCCGCGCAGGCGGCGGACCTGAGGCCGGGTTTTGCGGCGGGAAAAGGAACTGCTCCGGCATACGGGCTGTTGCGTGAGAAGATCGATTTTCTGCAGGAAGACAGAGTCTTTTTTGAGGATCAGGCCGCCGCATCTGCGATGATCGGGAGCGGAGAACTTGTTGACGCGATAGAGCGGGTGATTGGCCCGCTGGGATAA
- a CDS encoding GntR family transcriptional regulator, with translation MIEIKDFSSLLQQQKKNHPRLAERAAEAIRDMIIGNVFEPGEPLSEVRLGEMLGISRTPVREAISQLDQEGLLKIIPGRGAIVAEMTVEDIKEINDLRMVLEPLAAETALESITQEEIRHQRSIWEHFLERIGKGEELSPEHLSEADTNLHGVILNHCKNNRLRNFLNVLRFQILRYVFASWKTQEYVEDTIHQHMDILRFLEMKDAEGLKGALRAHIEFNNRYHLRKML, from the coding sequence ATGATTGAAATCAAAGATTTTTCCAGCTTGCTGCAACAGCAGAAAAAGAACCATCCCCGTCTTGCCGAAAGAGCTGCGGAGGCGATACGGGATATGATCATCGGCAATGTCTTCGAGCCGGGCGAGCCTCTCAGCGAGGTCCGTCTCGGAGAAATGCTCGGCATCAGCCGGACTCCTGTGCGTGAAGCGATCAGTCAGCTCGATCAGGAAGGATTGCTCAAGATCATTCCTGGTCGTGGAGCGATCGTCGCAGAGATGACTGTGGAGGATATCAAGGAGATCAACGATCTTCGGATGGTTCTGGAGCCATTGGCTGCGGAAACGGCACTCGAAAGCATCACGCAGGAAGAGATTCGACACCAGCGTTCCATTTGGGAACATTTTCTCGAGCGGATCGGAAAAGGTGAGGAACTGTCGCCGGAACACCTTTCGGAAGCGGATACCAATCTCCATGGTGTTATCCTCAATCATTGCAAGAACAACCGACTCCGGAATTTTCTCAACGTGTTGCGTTTTCAGATCCTACGTTACGTTTTTGCATCTTGGAAAACGCAGGAGTACGTCGAGGACACGATTCACCAGCACATGGACATTCTTCGTTTTCTCGAGATGAAGGACGCGGAGGGACTCAAGGGCGCATTGCGTGCACATATTGAATTCAATAATCGGTATCATCTGAGGAAAATGTTATAA
- a CDS encoding aconitase X catalytic domain-containing protein has translation MRLTEEQEKMLAGKHGRAVEYAMRIQAGVGRVFGAKRMVPITRAHVALSAQDADLWFVEKLVGLGGKCKIPPTVNPSINLAYLNRHLVEIPKAGMDIVSATNTAYRKIGAVLSFSCTPYLQQNVPSFGEVIAFSESSATPYVNSVFGARSNRESSQSALCAAITGLVPEYGLLLDENRLAEVLVEVKADIRTDFDYQLLGWCYPLKHPGPEVPAFVGIEERPTPEGFMNFGAELNTSGSVAMYHFVGITPEAPDLAAAFGGKAPKYRVTITKDDIENVRRKICGAPGKIDFAMFGCPHLTIRQVGDIARIAEGKRFAVDVWILTSSLTRELADRMGYLDTITRAGGHIITDTCIDVPPCWYPYYGKSAVTDSPKCAYYNEIRKIAFKVRPLEKAIEAALVGEVME, from the coding sequence ATGAGATTGACGGAGGAGCAAGAGAAAATGTTGGCGGGAAAACATGGAAGAGCCGTGGAATACGCCATGCGTATTCAGGCTGGTGTGGGCAGAGTGTTCGGAGCAAAGCGCATGGTTCCCATCACGCGGGCTCATGTGGCGCTGAGCGCTCAGGACGCGGATCTCTGGTTTGTCGAGAAACTGGTTGGGCTCGGAGGGAAATGCAAAATTCCTCCCACTGTCAATCCCAGTATCAATCTGGCATATCTGAACAGGCATCTTGTGGAGATTCCGAAGGCCGGCATGGACATCGTGTCGGCGACGAACACAGCCTATCGGAAAATAGGAGCTGTTCTCAGCTTCAGTTGTACACCCTATCTGCAGCAGAATGTGCCTTCCTTTGGGGAAGTGATCGCCTTTTCCGAATCGAGCGCGACGCCGTACGTGAACTCCGTATTCGGCGCCAGATCCAACAGAGAATCGTCCCAGAGCGCGCTCTGCGCGGCCATCACCGGGCTCGTGCCCGAGTACGGCCTTCTTCTCGACGAAAACCGCCTGGCCGAAGTCTTGGTCGAGGTGAAGGCGGATATTCGTACCGATTTCGACTATCAACTCCTCGGCTGGTGTTATCCCCTGAAACACCCCGGCCCGGAAGTTCCTGCCTTTGTCGGTATTGAGGAACGCCCTACGCCGGAAGGGTTCATGAATTTTGGGGCGGAGCTCAATACATCGGGATCTGTGGCGATGTACCACTTCGTGGGAATCACCCCGGAAGCCCCAGATCTCGCTGCTGCTTTCGGGGGAAAGGCCCCCAAGTATCGCGTCACGATCACGAAGGACGATATCGAGAACGTGCGGAGGAAAATCTGCGGAGCTCCCGGAAAAATCGATTTTGCTATGTTCGGCTGTCCTCATCTGACGATCAGGCAGGTGGGCGACATCGCCCGAATTGCTGAGGGAAAACGATTCGCCGTCGATGTCTGGATCCTCACAAGCTCATTGACGAGAGAGCTCGCGGATCGCATGGGGTACCTCGATACCATCACCCGTGCCGGAGGGCACATCATCACCGACACCTGCATCGATGTTCCGCCCTGCTGGTATCCCTACTACGGAAAGTCCGCCGTGACGGATTCTCCCAAATGCGCCTATTACAACGAAATCAGGAAGATCGCATTCAAGGTACGGCCCCTTGAAAAAGCCATAGAGGCTGCTCTGGTGGGGGAGGTGATGGAATGA
- a CDS encoding aconitase X swivel domain-containing protein, producing the protein MSGSCSFACSPISGGRCSGPALVSDEAVCFYLVEPETGVVVEKGHALEGRSMEGTILVAHAGKGSSVVQMDGLFKITKHGKGPVGVVLRNPDPVFVSALLIMEIPSVYAVEDSFFETLKDGQTIELDADAGVLRLLSR; encoded by the coding sequence ATGAGCGGTTCCTGTTCGTTCGCGTGTTCTCCCATTTCGGGAGGACGTTGCAGCGGTCCCGCACTGGTCAGCGACGAGGCGGTTTGTTTCTATCTCGTGGAACCCGAAACCGGTGTCGTGGTGGAAAAGGGACATGCCCTGGAGGGGCGGTCCATGGAGGGGACGATTCTCGTCGCTCATGCGGGAAAAGGGAGTTCCGTCGTGCAGATGGACGGCCTTTTCAAAATCACGAAGCATGGAAAGGGCCCGGTGGGAGTCGTTTTGCGGAACCCCGATCCGGTTTTCGTGTCGGCGCTGCTCATCATGGAAATTCCGTCGGTCTATGCGGTAGAGGATTCTTTTTTCGAAACGCTCAAGGATGGACAAACGATTGAGCTGGATGCCGACGCCGGAGTGCTCAGACTGTTGTCGCGCTGA
- a CDS encoding urocanate hydratase, with protein sequence MGNAQILYSVKAQRGPVLRCKGWRQETILRMLENNMENAEHPERLVIYGGNGKCARNWESYHAIVKSLKELEDDETLVVQSGMPVAIFKTHKYAPVVVMATTNIMKATWPVFYDLEAKNLTIFAQYTAAPWEYIGTQGVIEGTFETLGAVAIKHYGGSLKDRIYLTAGAGGMGGNQSWAMKMHGGVAIVVDTDRKILERRIEKKYMDVIVTTMDEAITLARKSVKNGETLAIGVVGNAADCFEEAYEKGFVPDVMSEMCPCHDPLSYIPSGYTPEEAAVLREKDFDGYLAKARETMKRQLAVMLKYLDKGVPVFEYGTSIRKECRDAGFPEKEAMRLPAFVADYIRPLFCEGRGPFRWTCISGEVSDLKRTDELALELFGDDPIVGRWIRLASKHLPIEGLPARVCYMGFGQRKKFALAINDLIRKGEIKGPVAFSRDNLDSGSIVNPTFESERMKDGGDLISDWPMLNGLLNACGMCDLIAIQANYSMGEAVHTGVTQIADGTDDADVRLEVAMTVDSGIGVIRHAQAGYEIARDVANGKGKLTSESIKVPLWWEPADKVTFGPEKSTPVRPK encoded by the coding sequence ATGGGCAATGCGCAGATTCTTTACTCGGTGAAGGCACAGAGAGGACCTGTTCTCCGGTGCAAAGGATGGCGGCAGGAGACAATCCTCAGAATGCTCGAGAACAACATGGAGAACGCGGAACATCCGGAGAGACTCGTCATCTACGGCGGTAACGGCAAGTGTGCGAGAAACTGGGAATCCTACCATGCCATCGTGAAATCCTTGAAAGAACTCGAGGACGACGAGACGCTGGTCGTTCAATCAGGAATGCCTGTGGCGATCTTCAAGACCCATAAATACGCTCCGGTGGTCGTCATGGCGACGACGAACATTATGAAGGCCACGTGGCCCGTCTTCTACGATCTGGAAGCGAAAAACCTGACGATTTTCGCCCAGTACACGGCAGCTCCATGGGAGTACATCGGAACCCAGGGAGTTATCGAGGGAACCTTCGAGACTCTTGGTGCGGTGGCCATCAAGCATTACGGCGGATCGCTGAAAGATCGGATCTACCTGACGGCCGGAGCGGGTGGAATGGGTGGCAACCAGAGCTGGGCCATGAAAATGCACGGCGGCGTGGCCATTGTGGTCGATACGGACAGAAAAATCCTGGAGCGGCGTATCGAGAAAAAGTACATGGATGTCATCGTGACCACCATGGACGAGGCGATCACCCTGGCGCGAAAATCCGTGAAGAATGGGGAAACCCTGGCCATCGGAGTTGTCGGAAACGCGGCGGACTGCTTCGAGGAGGCCTACGAGAAGGGCTTCGTGCCGGATGTCATGAGCGAAATGTGTCCCTGCCACGATCCTCTTTCCTACATTCCCTCGGGATATACGCCGGAAGAGGCGGCCGTTCTCCGGGAGAAGGATTTCGACGGCTATCTCGCCAAGGCCCGGGAGACCATGAAGCGTCAGCTCGCAGTCATGCTGAAGTACCTGGATAAGGGCGTTCCCGTGTTCGAATATGGCACCAGCATTCGGAAGGAGTGTCGTGATGCGGGATTTCCCGAGAAGGAAGCCATGAGGCTTCCCGCGTTCGTGGCCGACTACATCCGTCCCTTGTTCTGCGAGGGGCGTGGTCCTTTTCGTTGGACCTGCATTTCCGGGGAAGTTTCAGATCTGAAACGCACCGACGAGCTCGCGTTGGAACTTTTCGGTGATGATCCCATCGTTGGTCGCTGGATTCGGCTTGCGAGCAAACATCTTCCCATAGAAGGACTGCCTGCGAGAGTGTGCTACATGGGCTTCGGTCAGCGGAAGAAATTCGCCCTCGCTATCAACGATCTCATCAGAAAGGGAGAGATCAAGGGACCTGTGGCGTTCTCCAGAGATAATCTCGATTCTGGTTCCATCGTCAATCCAACCTTCGAATCGGAGCGGATGAAGGATGGGGGCGATCTTATCTCGGACTGGCCCATGCTGAACGGGCTGTTGAACGCTTGCGGCATGTGCGACCTCATTGCCATTCAGGCCAATTACTCCATGGGTGAGGCGGTTCACACGGGAGTTACGCAGATCGCCGATGGAACCGACGATGCCGATGTTCGGCTTGAGGTTGCCATGACGGTCGATTCCGGCATTGGTGTCATCCGGCACGCCCAGGCTGGGTACGAGATTGCCCGGGATGTCGCGAACGGCAAGGGCAAACTGACCTCGGAAAGCATCAAGGTGCCTCTTTGGTGGGAGCCCGCCGACAAGGTCACCTTCGGTCCCGAAAAGAGCACTCCGGTCAGGCCGAAATAG
- a CDS encoding C-terminal binding protein, translating into MKPFIWIIDEEWPDYAVEEAVLKEAFPECTIRISGYEYRADLEAFGKDADAILSQIYVKLDDEALSKLHRCKVISVFGGGYDRVDVASAMRRGIKVTFVPGYCVDDVSDYVIAAIFHVNKRIDSYRDAMHSGLWGVPAMKELPHRVRGSNLFVIGLGRIGRATAKKAGLLGMNISAYDPYVDEETMASLGVRKTDLYSGLAAADFVTIHAKLTEETDSMIGERELACMKQSAFLINTARGKIVKVDDLIRAVTEGSIAGAVVDVVPVEPPTFREAIFTCPGIVITPHVSYLSQESFFELKSRTAGNAVKVLRGEPVDDIAEP; encoded by the coding sequence ATGAAGCCTTTCATTTGGATCATCGACGAGGAGTGGCCGGACTATGCCGTCGAGGAGGCCGTGTTGAAAGAGGCCTTCCCGGAGTGCACGATCCGGATTTCCGGCTACGAATACCGGGCCGATCTGGAGGCCTTTGGGAAAGATGCGGATGCGATTCTCTCCCAGATTTATGTCAAGCTGGACGATGAGGCGTTGTCAAAACTTCACCGCTGCAAGGTCATCTCCGTCTTCGGCGGAGGATACGATCGGGTCGATGTGGCGAGCGCGATGCGCAGAGGAATCAAGGTTACATTCGTACCCGGATATTGTGTGGACGACGTGTCGGACTATGTCATCGCCGCCATTTTTCACGTCAACAAGAGAATCGACTCCTACAGAGATGCCATGCACTCCGGGCTCTGGGGCGTCCCCGCCATGAAAGAACTACCGCATCGTGTTCGCGGGTCGAACCTGTTCGTCATCGGTCTCGGCAGAATCGGACGGGCAACGGCGAAAAAGGCAGGGCTCCTCGGCATGAACATTTCCGCCTACGATCCTTATGTGGACGAGGAAACCATGGCATCCCTCGGTGTCCGCAAGACGGACCTGTACTCCGGCCTGGCTGCGGCGGATTTCGTGACCATTCACGCGAAATTGACCGAGGAGACCGATTCCATGATCGGCGAGCGGGAGCTGGCGTGCATGAAGCAAAGCGCCTTCCTCATCAACACGGCCAGAGGAAAGATCGTCAAAGTGGACGATCTGATCCGTGCCGTGACGGAGGGAAGTATCGCCGGGGCCGTGGTCGACGTGGTTCCCGTCGAGCCGCCCACGTTCCGGGAGGCGATTTTCACATGCCCTGGAATCGTGATCACGCCCCACGTCTCCTATCTTTCCCAGGAATCGTTCTTTGAACTGAAATCACGCACGGCGGGCAACGCCGTCAAGGTTCTCCGGGGAGAGCCCGTGGACGACATCGCCGAGCCCTGA
- the hutI gene encoding imidazolonepropionase, translating into MTCPEIPKAGWYIAGASQVVTCSSVCGNAPGVIDGGWIAGSGEHLLAVGTEREVREAADLDDAERIDAAGQVVLPGFVDAHTHLVFGGSRVDEYLAKAIQEDPDLLRVRGVQTGIAATVAATRNADFASLLSQTAGRLSNMITCGTTTVEVKSGYGFTVESEIKMLEVAKALGNCLPVDVISTFLGAHGWPPEMGKAAYIDVLLEEMLPEVARRRLAVFCDVWCEDSHFDAAECARILSAASALGIASKIHTDAYSYIGGSDLAAEIGAVSAEHLNFTPPSALQKLAAVGTIGVVLPATDFAVAHSHPFDPHPMRQAGLSLAVATNCCPGTWCESVPFALVLACRRHRMLPGEALIAATLGGAKALRLSGDRGSLEPGKLADLQFWNVERWEDVFYRYGRKLVTRVMKRGRVVVQDGCLCG; encoded by the coding sequence ATGACATGTCCCGAAATCCCGAAGGCAGGTTGGTATATCGCGGGCGCTTCCCAGGTGGTGACATGTTCTTCGGTGTGCGGAAACGCCCCGGGCGTGATTGACGGCGGATGGATCGCCGGTTCCGGGGAACATTTGCTCGCGGTGGGAACGGAAAGGGAAGTCCGTGAGGCGGCGGATCTGGACGACGCCGAGAGAATCGATGCCGCCGGGCAGGTGGTGTTGCCCGGATTCGTGGATGCTCATACACACCTTGTCTTCGGGGGATCCCGGGTGGACGAATACCTTGCGAAGGCCATTCAGGAGGATCCGGACCTTCTTCGGGTTCGAGGCGTTCAGACAGGAATCGCTGCCACCGTGGCGGCGACGCGGAATGCGGACTTTGCCTCGCTCCTGTCCCAAACGGCGGGCCGTCTGTCGAACATGATCACCTGTGGGACGACGACGGTGGAAGTGAAAAGCGGGTACGGATTCACCGTGGAATCGGAAATCAAAATGCTTGAAGTCGCCAAGGCATTGGGAAACTGTCTCCCGGTGGACGTGATTTCCACGTTTCTCGGCGCCCACGGCTGGCCCCCGGAAATGGGAAAGGCGGCCTACATCGATGTGCTCCTTGAAGAGATGCTTCCCGAGGTGGCGCGCCGCCGTCTGGCGGTTTTCTGCGACGTCTGGTGTGAAGATTCGCACTTCGACGCGGCGGAATGTGCCCGAATTCTTTCCGCCGCGAGTGCGCTCGGCATAGCCTCGAAAATCCACACGGACGCATACTCCTACATAGGGGGATCCGACCTGGCTGCGGAGATTGGTGCCGTCTCGGCGGAACATCTGAATTTCACCCCTCCCTCTGCTCTGCAGAAGCTGGCGGCTGTCGGAACGATCGGCGTCGTTCTCCCGGCGACGGATTTCGCTGTTGCCCATTCCCATCCCTTTGATCCTCATCCCATGCGGCAGGCTGGACTCTCTTTGGCTGTTGCGACCAATTGTTGCCCTGGAACGTGGTGTGAATCCGTGCCGTTTGCTCTTGTTCTCGCTTGCCGACGGCACCGCATGCTTCCTGGCGAAGCCCTGATCGCGGCAACCCTCGGAGGAGCGAAAGCTCTTCGCTTGTCCGGGGACAGGGGATCGCTGGAGCCCGGAAAACTTGCGGATCTCCAGTTTTGGAACGTAGAACGCTGGGAGGACGTTTTCTACCGCTATGGCAGAAAACTAGTGACCAGGGTCATGAAAAGAGGGCGAGTTGTCGTGCAGGACGGTTGTTTGTGCGGGTGA
- a CDS encoding cyclodeaminase/cyclohydrolase family protein: MTLEDVMARIYDSKDFTAGGGAASAVAAAMAASLVSMVARLSVGKQCGLSDEVYEKTAAEMDEISLLLRDGAVRDLEAFLDMKAAYALPKVTETEKALRREAIGKAAYVAADVPRRNALLALKVEHAARDMKGRSNGNAGSDLEVGAVFARAAVGGCLANIRANLGLIKDPERVAELEAFLQETEMGMETDGVEEQKAGKAE, translated from the coding sequence ATGACCCTGGAAGATGTGATGGCGAGGATTTACGACTCGAAGGATTTCACCGCCGGAGGCGGGGCAGCGTCTGCAGTTGCTGCAGCAATGGCTGCGTCTCTCGTGAGCATGGTTGCACGGTTGTCCGTGGGAAAGCAGTGCGGTCTTTCCGACGAAGTATATGAAAAAACCGCCGCAGAAATGGACGAGATCTCCCTTCTGCTTCGGGATGGTGCTGTGCGGGATCTCGAAGCATTCCTGGATATGAAGGCGGCCTATGCATTGCCCAAGGTGACGGAAACGGAGAAGGCGTTGCGGAGAGAGGCCATCGGGAAAGCCGCCTATGTTGCGGCCGACGTGCCCCGCCGGAATGCGTTGCTTGCTCTGAAGGTGGAGCATGCGGCGAGAGACATGAAGGGAAGGTCCAACGGCAATGCCGGGTCCGATCTGGAAGTGGGCGCGGTATTTGCAAGGGCGGCTGTAGGAGGATGTCTTGCCAATATTCGGGCAAATCTGGGGCTCATCAAGGATCCGGAGCGCGTTGCCGAACTGGAGGCGTTTCTCCAGGAGACAGAGATGGGAATGGAAACGGACGGGGTGGAAGAGCAGAAGGCGGGGAAAGCGGAATGA